From one Gemmatimonadaceae bacterium genomic stretch:
- a CDS encoding NYN domain-containing protein, whose amino-acid sequence MSAAPFVQATIHAPNAALLIDFDNVTMGIRSDLAKELRSLLSSEIIKGKVAVQRAYADWRRYPMYIVPLTESSIDLIFAPAYGSSKKNATDIRLAIDALELVFTRPEIGTFILLSGDSDFSSLVIKLKEYGKYVIGVGIRESSSDLLVQNCDEYYSYNALAGLVKTNDEEPPQKWDPWELVTEAVQRMKRGNDVMRSDRLKQVMQEIDATFDEKNLGISKFSRFCQEAAGKGLLSVTKLENGQLEVDLPDTTAPAGETRVTAETPVVQPAAAATANGHEERPNGRRRGRRGGRGRGERESRETRETRELTTTAETPIETPVSTPAVAAHDVPPTPAPPVSRPAIREQLELASAETKDSDETSSGSSGQLLTRAEAFDLVRRTVADLVRDDESVRASAVRARARQLLGRDSQSLSDRMFVRILKDAHDEGLIDLRRRGNDFEVARAAEAASVAEQVASKERAAAAAAAPAVPATPAPRVGMGPRAVGGRGRQTGAMPANLLAFGVVGDTRTAQPPSPAPAPIVVTKEPEVAAAQAKPTAAAKRGRGARGKSVAKAEEPPKPA is encoded by the coding sequence ATGTCCGCCGCCCCGTTCGTCCAGGCGACGATCCACGCGCCCAATGCAGCCCTCCTCATCGACTTCGACAACGTCACGATGGGGATCCGCTCCGACCTCGCCAAGGAGCTTCGCAGCCTCCTGTCGTCGGAGATCATCAAGGGCAAAGTCGCCGTGCAGCGCGCCTACGCCGATTGGCGACGCTACCCGATGTACATCGTCCCGCTCACCGAATCGTCGATCGACCTGATCTTCGCGCCGGCCTACGGGTCGTCCAAGAAAAACGCCACCGACATCCGCCTCGCCATCGACGCGCTCGAGTTGGTGTTCACGCGTCCCGAGATCGGCACCTTCATTCTCCTTTCAGGCGACTCCGACTTCTCGAGTCTGGTGATCAAGCTGAAGGAGTATGGCAAGTACGTGATCGGCGTCGGCATCCGCGAATCGTCGAGCGATCTGCTCGTCCAGAACTGCGACGAGTACTACAGCTACAACGCGCTCGCCGGCTTGGTGAAGACCAACGACGAGGAGCCGCCGCAGAAGTGGGATCCGTGGGAGCTCGTCACGGAGGCGGTGCAGCGCATGAAGCGCGGCAACGACGTGATGCGCTCCGACCGCCTCAAGCAGGTCATGCAGGAGATCGACGCGACCTTCGACGAGAAGAATCTCGGAATATCAAAGTTCTCGAGATTCTGCCAGGAAGCCGCGGGGAAGGGCCTGCTCAGCGTCACGAAGCTCGAAAACGGCCAGCTCGAGGTCGATCTCCCCGACACGACGGCGCCTGCCGGAGAAACGCGCGTCACCGCGGAGACGCCCGTCGTCCAGCCCGCCGCGGCGGCGACCGCCAACGGCCACGAAGAGCGTCCCAACGGGAGACGCAGAGGACGGCGCGGCGGACGCGGCCGCGGCGAGCGCGAGAGCCGCGAGACCCGCGAGACGCGCGAGCTGACCACGACCGCCGAAACGCCGATCGAAACTCCAGTTTCGACACCGGCCGTCGCGGCGCACGACGTGCCGCCGACGCCCGCCCCCCCCGTGAGTCGCCCTGCCATCCGTGAGCAACTCGAATTGGCGTCCGCGGAGACCAAAGACTCTGATGAGACGTCGTCCGGATCGAGCGGCCAGCTGCTCACGCGCGCCGAGGCGTTCGATCTCGTGCGTCGCACGGTGGCCGATCTGGTGCGGGACGACGAGTCCGTACGCGCCAGCGCCGTTCGCGCCCGCGCGCGTCAGCTGCTCGGCCGCGACTCGCAGAGCCTCAGCGATCGCATGTTCGTGCGCATCCTCAAGGACGCGCACGACGAAGGCCTCATCGATCTGCGTCGCCGTGGCAACGACTTCGAGGTCGCACGCGCGGCTGAAGCTGCGTCGGTCGCCGAGCAGGTTGCGTCGAAGGAGCGTGCGGCTGCAGCGGCAGCGGCGCCTGCCGTCCCCGCCACGCCGGCGCCTCGTGTTGGAATGGGGCCGCGTGCAGTCGGTGGACGCGGTCGCCAGACCGGCGCAATGCCGGCGAACCTGCTTGCGTTTGGTGTCGTCGGGGACACGCGAACCGCGCAGCCTCCTTCCCCCGCTCCTGCACCAATCGTTGTGACGAAGGAGCCGGAGGTCGCGGCTGCTCAGGCCAAGCCCACGGCTGCGGCAAAGCGCGGACGCGGTGCTCGTGGAAAATCCGTGGCGAAAGCGGAGGAGCCGCCGAAGCCCGC
- a CDS encoding secondary thiamine-phosphate synthase enzyme YjbQ — protein sequence MKTHTDYLTFDTKRRQEIVDITDAVERCRASAKISEGMVLVSAMHISASVFVNDHEPGLWQDILDWLEESVAPWDPERYRHNSGTGEDNAAAHLRSITIGHEVIVPVTAGRLDLGPWQRIFYGEWDGQRPKRVILKAMGD from the coding sequence ATGAAGACCCACACCGATTACCTCACGTTCGACACGAAGCGCCGCCAGGAGATCGTCGATATCACTGACGCCGTTGAACGGTGTCGCGCTTCGGCGAAAATCAGCGAGGGTATGGTGCTCGTCTCCGCGATGCACATTTCGGCCTCCGTTTTCGTGAACGATCACGAACCGGGTCTCTGGCAGGACATCCTGGATTGGCTCGAGGAGTCCGTCGCGCCCTGGGATCCCGAGCGATACCGCCACAACAGCGGCACCGGCGAGGACAACGCGGCCGCGCATCTCCGCTCGATCACGATCGGCCACGAGGTCATCGTACCGGTCACGGCCGGTCGACTCGATCTAGGCCCTTGGCAGCGAATCTTCTACGGCGAATGGGACGGCCAGCGTCCGAAGCGGGTGATTCTCAAGGCAATGGGAGATTGA